A region from the Aegilops tauschii subsp. strangulata cultivar AL8/78 chromosome 5, Aet v6.0, whole genome shotgun sequence genome encodes:
- the LOC109772029 gene encoding cysteine-rich receptor-like protein kinase 43 isoform X1, whose translation MKPRDLLERIRRPFASRRGTSASARREEEDLEAIAAREQRAFRYEALAAATRNFSEKQKLGQGGFGPVYRGQLADGRDVAVKRLGAGSRQGAREFKNEANLLSRVQHRNVVNLLGYCAHGADEKLLVYEYVPNESLDKILFSAAAAPPPTTGSKTHSGSSSDGDRPLRAELTWPRRLEVVVGVARGLLYLHEDAHTPIIHRDIKASNILLDERWVAKIADFGMARLFPEAGDGRSHVQTRVAGTNGYMAPEYLMHGHLSAKADVFSFGVLVLEILSGRKNSSFIPPPRSSADNLLDYVRTSLEAVQGGAEHGAAGPVGEGVGHAGPGAHVRPHRAAVRAGGPAAAAGHEARGHHPLQEAEHAGGADAARGARVAVPEEGARPAQLVAVLRRLVVGHDPVDVARVRVRVGIRIRVERHDDVEHAHLAEPGAPVAPGRAGVAQRQLMS comes from the exons ATGAAGCCCCGGGACCTGCTGGAGCGGATCCGGCGGCCCTTCGCCTCCCGCCGCGGGACGTCGGCGTCGGcgcggcgggaggaggaggacCTGGAGGCCATCGCGGCGCGGGAGCAGCGCGCGTTCCGGTACGAGGCGCTGGCGGCGGCCACGCGCAACTTCTCGGAGAAGCAGAAGCTCGGGCAGGGCGGCTTCGGCCCCGTCTACCGGGGCCAGCTCGCCGACGGACGGGACGTGGCCGTCAAGCGGCTGGGCGCCGGGTCCAGGCAGGGCGCGCGGGAGTTCAAGAACGAGGCCAACCTGCTGTCCCGCGTCCAGCACCGCAACGTCGTCAACCTGCTCGGCTACTGCGCCCACGGCGCCGACGAGAAGCTGCTCGTCTACGAGTACGTCCCCAACGAGAGCCTCGACAAGATcctcttctccgccgccgccgccccgccgcccaccACCGGCAGCAAAACACACT CCGGCAGCAGCAGCGACGGCGACAGGCCATTGCGCGCGGAGCTGACGTGGCCGCGGCGTCTGGAGGTGGTGGTGGGCGTGGCGCGGGGGCTGCTGTACCTGCACGAGGACGCGCACACGCCCATCATCCACCGCGACATCAAGGCCAGCAACATCCTCCTCGACGAACGCTGGGTCGCCAAGATCGCCGACTTCGGCATGGCCCGCCTCTTCCCGGAGGCCGGCGACGGCCGCTCCCACGTCCAGACCCGCGTCGCCGGCACCAACGGCTACATGGCGCCCGAGTACCTCATGCACGGCCACCTCTCCGCCAAGGCCGACGTCTTCAGCTTCGGCGTCCTCGTCCTCGAGATCCTCTCCGGCCGCAAGAACTCCTCCTTCATCCCGCCGCCCCGATCCAGCGCCGACAACCTCCTCGATTACGTACGTACTA gcCTGGAAGCTGTACAAGGAGGAGCGGAGCATGGAGCTGCTGGACCCGTCGGTGAAGGCGTCGGCCACGCCGGACCAGGTGCTCATGTGCGTCCGCATCGGGCTGCTGTGCGTGCAGGCGGACCCGCGGCTGCGGCCGGACATGAAGCGCGTGGTCATCATCCTCTCCAAGAAGCAGAGCACGCTGGAGGAGCCGACGCGGCCCGGGGCGCCCGGGTCGCGGTACCGGAGGAGGGCGCACGGCCTGCGCAGCTCGTCGCAGTACTCCGACGGCTCGTCGTCGGGCACGACCCCGTCGACGTCGCACGCGTCCGCGTCCGCGTCGGCATCCGCATCCGCGTCGAACGCCATGACGACGTCGAGCACGCGCACCTTGCGGAGCCGGGGgctcccgtcgcaccgggaagagCAGGAGTTGCCCAAcggcagctgatgagctga
- the LOC109772029 gene encoding cysteine-rich receptor-like protein kinase 43 isoform X2, protein MKPRDLLERIRRPFASRRGTSASARREEEDLEAIAAREQRAFRYEALAAATRNFSEKQKLGQGGFGPVYRGQLADGRDVAVKRLGAGSRQGAREFKNEANLLSRVQHRNVVNLLGYCAHGADEKLLVYEYVPNESLDKILFSAAAAPPPTTGSKTHSGSSSDGDRPLRAELTWPRRLEVVVGVARGLLYLHEDAHTPIIHRDIKASNILLDERWVAKIADFGMARLFPEAGDGRSHVQTRVAGTNGYMAPEYLMHGHLSAKADVFSFGVLVLEILSGRKNSSFIPPPRSSADNLLDYAWKLYKEERSMELLDPSVKASATPDQVLMCVRIGLLCVQADPRLRPDMKRVVIILSKKQSTLEEPTRPGAPGSRYRRRAHGLRSSSQYSDGSSSGTTPSTSHASASASASASASNAMTTSSTRTLRSRGLPSHREEQELPNGS, encoded by the exons ATGAAGCCCCGGGACCTGCTGGAGCGGATCCGGCGGCCCTTCGCCTCCCGCCGCGGGACGTCGGCGTCGGcgcggcgggaggaggaggacCTGGAGGCCATCGCGGCGCGGGAGCAGCGCGCGTTCCGGTACGAGGCGCTGGCGGCGGCCACGCGCAACTTCTCGGAGAAGCAGAAGCTCGGGCAGGGCGGCTTCGGCCCCGTCTACCGGGGCCAGCTCGCCGACGGACGGGACGTGGCCGTCAAGCGGCTGGGCGCCGGGTCCAGGCAGGGCGCGCGGGAGTTCAAGAACGAGGCCAACCTGCTGTCCCGCGTCCAGCACCGCAACGTCGTCAACCTGCTCGGCTACTGCGCCCACGGCGCCGACGAGAAGCTGCTCGTCTACGAGTACGTCCCCAACGAGAGCCTCGACAAGATcctcttctccgccgccgccgccccgccgcccaccACCGGCAGCAAAACACACT CCGGCAGCAGCAGCGACGGCGACAGGCCATTGCGCGCGGAGCTGACGTGGCCGCGGCGTCTGGAGGTGGTGGTGGGCGTGGCGCGGGGGCTGCTGTACCTGCACGAGGACGCGCACACGCCCATCATCCACCGCGACATCAAGGCCAGCAACATCCTCCTCGACGAACGCTGGGTCGCCAAGATCGCCGACTTCGGCATGGCCCGCCTCTTCCCGGAGGCCGGCGACGGCCGCTCCCACGTCCAGACCCGCGTCGCCGGCACCAACGGCTACATGGCGCCCGAGTACCTCATGCACGGCCACCTCTCCGCCAAGGCCGACGTCTTCAGCTTCGGCGTCCTCGTCCTCGAGATCCTCTCCGGCCGCAAGAACTCCTCCTTCATCCCGCCGCCCCGATCCAGCGCCGACAACCTCCTCGATTAC gcCTGGAAGCTGTACAAGGAGGAGCGGAGCATGGAGCTGCTGGACCCGTCGGTGAAGGCGTCGGCCACGCCGGACCAGGTGCTCATGTGCGTCCGCATCGGGCTGCTGTGCGTGCAGGCGGACCCGCGGCTGCGGCCGGACATGAAGCGCGTGGTCATCATCCTCTCCAAGAAGCAGAGCACGCTGGAGGAGCCGACGCGGCCCGGGGCGCCCGGGTCGCGGTACCGGAGGAGGGCGCACGGCCTGCGCAGCTCGTCGCAGTACTCCGACGGCTCGTCGTCGGGCACGACCCCGTCGACGTCGCACGCGTCCGCGTCCGCGTCGGCATCCGCATCCGCGTCGAACGCCATGACGACGTCGAGCACGCGCACCTTGCGGAGCCGGGGgctcccgtcgcaccgggaagagCAGGAGTTGCCCAAcggcagctga